A genomic window from Silene latifolia isolate original U9 population chromosome Y, ASM4854445v1, whole genome shotgun sequence includes:
- the LOC141633530 gene encoding small ribosomal subunit protein uS2y-like, protein MASEKILTQKEEDIQMMLGSHVHLGTKNCDFQMERYVFKRRSDGINIINLAKTWEKLQLAARVIVAIENPQDIIVQSARPYGQRAVLKFAQYTGTHAIAGRHTPGTFTNQLQTSFSEPRLLILTDPRTDHQPIKEAALGNIPTIAFCDTDSPMGFVDIGIPANNKGKHSIGCLFWLLARMVLQMRGTLRPAQKWDVMVDLFFYREPEEAKEPEDEEVAAVADYMPEYAAVPLGAIPGDQWATDTQWTSEPAAVAPSGDWAAASVAAPAGDVDGWDVAPEPILPPPVAAAVIPSATGWQ, encoded by the exons ATGGCGTCCGAGAAGATTTTGACCCAAAAGGAAGAAGACATCCAAATGATGCTTGGTTCTCATGTTCATCTCGGTACCAAAAATTGTGACTTTCAAATGGAGCGTTACGTCTTCAAACGTCGTTCTGATG GAATCAACATCATTAACCTTGCTAAGACATGGGAGAAACTGCAATTGGCTGCTAGGGTTATTGTCGCAATTGAGAACCCTCAGGATATTATTGTTCAGTCTGCTAGACCATACGGTCAGAGAGCTGTATTGAAGTTTGCTCAGTACACTGGTACTCATGCCATTGCTGGCCGACACACCCCTGGTACTTTCACTAATCAGCTCCAGACTTCTTTCAGTGAGCCTCGCCTTCTCATCCTTACCGACCCCAGGACTGACCATCAG CCTATTAAAGAAGCTGCCTTGGGAAATATCCCCACCATTGCCTTCTGTGATACCGATTCACCAATGGGTTTCGTTGACATTGGTATTCCTGCCAACAACAAGGGCAAACATAGCATTGGTTGTTTGTTTTGGCTTCTTGCTCGTATGGTGTTGCAGATGAGAGGAACCCTTCGCCCTGCACAGAAGTGGGATGTCATG gttgatttattcttttacagAGAGCCTGAAGAAGCCAAGGAGCCAGAAGATGAAGAAGTTGCTGCAGTGGCTGATTACATGCCAGAATATGCTGCTGTTCCTCTTGGTGCTATTCCGGGAGATCAATGGGCTACTGACACACAATGGACCAGTGAGCCTGCCGCCGTGGCTCCTAGTGGGGATTGGGCTGCAGCTTCAG TTGCTGCACCAGCCGGTGATGTTGATGGTTGGGACGTAGCACCAGAACCAATCCTTCCACCTCCAGTTGCTGCTGCGGTCATACCATCAGCCACTGGATGGCAGTAA